One Dreissena polymorpha isolate Duluth1 chromosome 9, UMN_Dpol_1.0, whole genome shotgun sequence genomic window carries:
- the LOC127844667 gene encoding thyrotropin-releasing hormone receptor-like, translated as MKTNALNFTQSRHQSIPGYKLCMHTLLPIICVLGIIGIIVTIIVLSHKSMSTSTNNYLISLAVTDLLFLIVIGVRIFDTRLDRVIHHYYLVIMTYGNILINVVLLASVWLTVMLTVERYIAICHPLRAITLCTVVRARIIIISIVVSAFLYHVVDIFRYTILFHPDPCVEKDVPAIQFTPLGLNQNFRKVKSWVDCFLFAISPIIMVLVLNILLILEIHRSTKYLRHHLANDSNVRTIISCEEKRITWMLIIVVIVSGVCQGPYIILGIFKTLFPGVIFSHFNTMTYVTVLFLVLRSSFNFIIYCWFSETFRNTFKRIVCVAKCKLGWYPHIWNNTEHGQSYNNRQISVIHTKETTTC; from the coding sequence ATGAAAACGAATGCCCTAAATTTTACACAGAGTCGGCATCAGAGTATACCAGGCTATAAACTCTGTATGCATACTCTTCTGCCCATTATATGTGTCTTAGGGATCATCGGAATAATTGTGACAATTATTGTGCTGAGTCATAAAAGCATGTCCACATCGACTAATAATTATCTTATATCGCTTGCAGTGACCGACCTGTTGTTCTTGATAGTTATAGGTGTGCGAATCTTCGATACCCGGCTGGATCGTGTTATCCACCACTATTACCTGGTGATAATGACATACGGCAACATCCTCATCAACGTTGTCCTCTTGGCCTCTGTTTGGCTGACCGTCATGTTAACGGTGGAACGATATATTGCTATTTGTCATCCACTGCGTGCAATCACACTGTGCACCGTTGTACGTGCCAGGATTATCATTATATCCATCGTAGTGAGTGCTTTTCTGTATCATGTCGTGGACATATTTAGATACACCATTCTGTTTCACCCGGACCCATGTGTGGAAAAGGACGTGCCTGCGATACAGTTCACACCTTTGGGGCTAAATCAAAATTTTCGAAAAGTGAAAAGCTGGGTGGACTGTTTTCTTTTCGCAATCTCCCCAATTATAATGGTTCTTGTTCTTAACATTTTACTGATATTAGAAATCCACCGCTCAACTAAGTATTTGCGGCACCACTTGGCGAACGACTCCAACGTACGGACAATAATTTCGTGTGAGGAAAAGAGAATCACCTGGATGCTCATTATAGTTGTGATTGTGTCCGGTGTGTGCCAAGGGCCGTATATTATATTGGGTATTTTTAAGACTCTCTTTCCGGGCGTTATTTTTTCACACTTTAATACAATGACATATGTAACCGTGTTGTTTCTAGTGCTAAGGTCTTCTTTTAACTTCATAATATACTGTTGGTTCAGCGAAACGTTTCGGAACACCTTTAAGAGGATTGTCTGCGTAGCAAAGTGCAAGCTAGGATGGTATCCACACATATGGAACAATACTGAGCATGGACAAAGTTATAACAACCGTCAGATATCTGTTATCCATACCAAAGAAACTACTACGTGTTAG